One genomic window of Panicum hallii strain FIL2 chromosome 6, PHallii_v3.1, whole genome shotgun sequence includes the following:
- the LOC112896497 gene encoding probable polygalacturonase, which yields MAAHAPSSPLLPWPRPAPLLLLLALLAASYLALARLPAAAPLSALPPVPPRGEPTSSSCAGFYAGAGAARAVSASVEDFGAVGDGVTSNTAAFRRAVAELDERAARGGGGRGARLEVPPGRWLTGSFNLTSRFTLFLHHGAVILGSQDPEEWPLIAPLPSYGRGRERLGPRHISLIHGEGLNDVVVTGNNGTIDGQGEMWWELWWNRTLNHTRGHLVELANSTNILISNITLRNSPFWTVHPVYSSNVVMKDLTILAPLNAPNTDGIDPDSSSEVCIEDCYIESGDDLVAVKSGWDQYGISVNKPSTNIVVQRVSGTTPTCSGVGFGSEMSGGISNVLVRDLHVWNSAQAVRLKTDVGRGGYITNITITNVTMEKVKVPIRFSRGADDHSDDNYDRTALPRISNVLISDIVGVDLQRAPMLEAVAGAVYEGICFRNVSLRGIRRQGRWHCESVYGEAHGVFPAPCEEFRKNGSSSWCGFS from the exons ATGGCCGCCCACGCCCCCTCCTCGCCGCTCCTCCCCTGGCCGCGCccggcgcccctcctcctcctcctcgccctcctcgccgcctcctACCTCGCCCTCGcgcgcctccccgccgccgcgcctctcTCCGCGCTCCCTCCTGTTCCTCCCCGCGGCGAACCCACCAGCAGCAGCTGCGCCGGGTTCTacgccggcgcgggcgcggcgcgcgcggtGTCGGCGTCGGTCGAGGACTTCGGAGCCGTGGGCGACGGGGTCACCTCCAACACGGCCGCGTTCCGGCGCGCGGTGGCGGAGCTGGACGAGAgggcggccaggggcggcggcggccgaggagCCAGGCTCGAGGTGCCGCCGGGGAGGTGGCTCACCGGAAGCTTCAACCTCACCAGCCGATTCACGCTCTTCCTGCACCACGGCGCGGTCATCCTCGGCTCCCAG GATCCAGAAGAGTGGCCTCTCATTGCCCCTTTGCCATCTTATGGGCGTGGAAGGGAACGACTAGGGCCACGCCATATCAGCCTCATTCATGGTGAAGGCTTGAATGATGTTGTTGTTACTG GCAACAATGGGACCATAGATGGCCAAGGAGAGATGTGGTGGGAGCTGTGGTGGAATCGAACTTTGAATCACACAAGGGGCCATCTTGTCGAGCTTGCGAACTCAACCAACATCCTAATCTCTAATATCACACTACGCAACTCCCCATTCTGGACAGTGCATCCAGTCTACAGCAG CAACGTGGTGATGAAGGATCTGACCATACTGGCTCCCCTGAATGCTCCAAACACCGATGGCATTGATCCAG ATTCGAGCTCAGAAGTTTGTATTGAGGACTGCTATATTGAAAGCGGAGATGATCTAGTAGCTGTCAAAAGTGGCTGGGATCAGTATGGGATCTCTGTTAACAAACCAAGTACAAACATTGTCGTCCAGAGGGTTTCAGGCACAACTCCAACATGCTCAGGTGTAGGTTTTGGAAGCGAGATGTCAGGAGGCATATCTAATGTGCTTGTCCGTGACCTCCATGTGTGGAATTCGGCACAAGCAGTGAGGCTGAAGACCGACGTAGGGCGGGGTGGGTACATAACCAACATCACCATAACCAATGTGACAATGGAGAAGGTCAAGGTACCGATAAGGTTCAGTCGAGGTGCAGATGACCATTCAGATGACAACTATGACCGAACCGCACTGCCAAGGATCAGTAATGTGCTTATCAGTGATATTGTCGGTGTTGACCTGCAGCGTGCGCCAATGCTGGAGGCAGTGGCCGGTGCAGTTTATGAAGGGATCTGCTTCCGGAATGTTAGCTTAAGAGGCATAAGGCGGCAGGGTAGATGGCACTGCGAGTCCGTGTACGGAGAGGCGCATGGAGTTTTCCCTGCACCCTGTGAAGAGTTCAGGAAGAATGGGTCTTCATCGTGGTGTGGATTTTCATGA